The following coding sequences lie in one Oryctolagus cuniculus chromosome 7, mOryCun1.1, whole genome shotgun sequence genomic window:
- the CRP gene encoding C-reactive protein precursor (The RefSeq protein has 2 substitutions compared to this genomic sequence), which yields MEKLLWCFLILVSFSNMSDQAGMHKKAFVFPKESDNSYVSLNAQLKKPLKAFTVCLYFYTDLSMTRGYSIFSYATRRQFNEILLFWSKDIGYSFSVGGDEIIFKVSDVPVDPTHLCASWESSTGIAELWVDGKPMVRKSLKKGYILGPEASIILGQDQDSFGGSFEKQQSLVGDIGNVNMWDYALSPEEINTVYAGGTFSPNVLDWRELTYQVRGEVHVKPQLWP from the exons ATGGAGAAGCTGCTGTGGTGTTTCCTGATCTTGGTCAGCTTCTCTAATATGTCTGACCAGGCAG GCATGCACAAGAAGGCCTTTGTGTTCCCCAAAGAGTCAGATAATTCCTACGTGTCCCTCAACGCACAGTTAAAGAAGCCACTCAAAGCCTTCACTGTGTGCCTCTACTTCTACACTGATCTGTCCATGACTCGTGGGTACAGTATTTTCTCCTATGCCACCAGGAGACAATTTAACGAGATCCTCCTGTTTTGGTCCAAGGACATAGGATATAGTTTTTCAGTGGGTGGAGATGAAATAATATTCAAGGTTTCTGACATCCCTGTGGATCCAACTCACCTCTGTGCAAGCTGGGAGTCCAGCACAGGCATTGCAGAGCTCTGGGTAGATGGGAAGCCCATGGTGAGGAAGAGTCTGAAGAAGGGCTACATTTTGGGGCCAGAGGCAAGCATTATTCTGGGGCAGGATCAGGATTCGTTTGGTGGAAGCTTTGAGAAACAACAGTCTTTGGTGGGAGACATTGGAAATGTGAACATGTGGGACTATGCACTTTCACCAGAAGAGATTAATACCATCTATGCTGGTGGGACCTTTAGTCCCAATGTCCTAGACTGGCGCGAGCTGACATATCAAGTACGTGGTGAAGTACACGTCAAGCCCCAGCTATGGCCCTGA